A part of Blastopirellula marina genomic DNA contains:
- a CDS encoding porin: MKMDWKAAMLAAAMMVGGSSAASAQEAGYYGASPVSYNAIASDCGCATDAATCGDAALTCGSDCGMGCGCGSSCGGGLFGCCDHGDPWTLFGENDCGVTIGGWISGGYYGNFRGVYTNNGNAPVAFRQISNAFTLNQAWLYAEKAADAETYCFDLGYRVDAMFGADGPDTQAFGYGDRHRWDNGWDSATTADGEQLYGSAIPQAYLTAAWGDWEVKMGHFYTIIGYEVVTAPDNFFTSYAYTMNYGEPFTHGGILATYSGLEDTTLWGGYVNGWDTAFDNWEGQATFLGGISRDLSDSTTVTWAVNAGDWGKTNGGNVYMNSFVLTHDMGCGWSYVFQHDLGVQSNQPGGAKNNYWYGVNQYLFKEINDCWSAGVRAEWFCDEDGSRVGFGPGSYYATTVGLNWKPTANLIVRPEVRFEKFDAIHGGNGTPYAEGTHDDCVFAGFDAIFTF; the protein is encoded by the coding sequence ATGAAAATGGATTGGAAGGCCGCCATGTTGGCAGCCGCAATGATGGTGGGCGGTTCGTCCGCCGCATCGGCTCAGGAAGCTGGATACTACGGTGCCAGCCCCGTGAGCTACAACGCAATCGCTTCCGATTGCGGTTGTGCGACGGACGCTGCTACGTGTGGCGACGCCGCTTTGACTTGTGGATCCGATTGTGGCATGGGCTGTGGTTGCGGAAGCAGCTGTGGCGGTGGCCTCTTCGGATGCTGTGATCATGGCGATCCTTGGACCTTATTCGGCGAAAACGACTGTGGCGTGACCATCGGTGGTTGGATCTCGGGCGGTTACTACGGTAACTTCCGCGGCGTCTACACCAACAACGGTAATGCTCCGGTTGCTTTCCGTCAGATCTCCAACGCCTTCACGCTCAACCAAGCTTGGTTGTACGCTGAAAAGGCTGCGGACGCTGAAACCTATTGCTTCGACTTGGGTTACCGAGTTGACGCGATGTTCGGTGCTGACGGTCCGGATACGCAAGCTTTTGGTTACGGCGATCGTCACCGTTGGGACAACGGCTGGGATTCGGCTACGACCGCTGACGGCGAACAGCTGTACGGTTCGGCCATTCCTCAAGCTTACCTGACGGCTGCTTGGGGCGATTGGGAAGTCAAGATGGGTCACTTCTACACCATCATTGGTTACGAAGTGGTTACCGCTCCTGACAACTTCTTCACCTCGTACGCTTACACGATGAACTACGGCGAACCGTTCACCCACGGTGGTATTCTCGCGACCTACAGTGGTCTCGAAGACACCACACTTTGGGGCGGTTACGTCAACGGTTGGGACACTGCATTCGACAACTGGGAAGGCCAAGCGACTTTCCTTGGCGGTATCAGCCGCGACCTGTCGGATAGCACCACCGTCACTTGGGCCGTCAACGCCGGTGACTGGGGTAAGACCAACGGTGGTAACGTCTACATGAACAGCTTCGTGCTGACCCACGACATGGGCTGTGGATGGAGCTACGTCTTCCAACACGACCTGGGCGTTCAATCGAACCAGCCAGGCGGTGCGAAGAACAACTACTGGTACGGTGTTAACCAGTACCTGTTCAAAGAAATCAACGACTGCTGGAGTGCTGGTGTTCGTGCAGAATGGTTCTGCGACGAAGACGGTAGCCGCGTTGGTTTCGGTCCTGGTAGCTACTACGCCACGACCGTTGGTTTGAACTGGAAGCCAACTGCAAACCTGATCGTTCGTCCTGAAGTTCGCTTCGAGAAGTTCGACGCGATCCACGGTGGCAATGGCACGCCGTACGCCGAAGGCACGCACGACGATTGTGTGTTCGCCGGTTTCGACGCCATCTTCACCTTCTAA
- a CDS encoding DUF4416 family protein — MGDISTPRPVLRIVAAFSCYPDSLAWGAEFAEKHWGPIELKSEPFLLTETTYYDQEMGPGQSKQFWAFADLQSSGDLPDWKRESNLWEEQHAQERQLPVERPLNLDPGYISEAKLVLATTKDRDHRIYLRDGIYAEVTLHYRRKAWEAWPWTYPDYQRPEFHEFFNRCREYLRNSLQSA, encoded by the coding sequence TTGGGAGACATCAGCACGCCACGACCTGTCTTACGTATCGTCGCGGCATTCAGTTGTTATCCCGACTCGTTGGCGTGGGGGGCCGAATTCGCGGAGAAGCATTGGGGGCCGATCGAACTGAAGAGCGAGCCGTTCCTACTCACTGAAACAACCTACTACGATCAAGAGATGGGGCCTGGTCAAAGTAAGCAATTCTGGGCTTTCGCCGACTTGCAGTCTTCTGGCGACTTGCCCGACTGGAAGCGTGAGTCGAACCTATGGGAGGAGCAGCACGCCCAAGAGAGGCAATTGCCGGTTGAACGCCCGTTGAATCTGGACCCTGGCTACATTTCTGAGGCGAAGTTGGTCCTGGCCACTACGAAAGACCGCGATCATCGCATTTATTTGCGGGACGGTATCTACGCCGAGGTAACTTTGCACTACCGCCGCAAGGCGTGGGAGGCGTGGCCGTGGACTTATCCAGACTATCAACGCCCTGAGTTTCACGAGTTCTTCAATCGTTGTCGTGAATATTTGCGAAATTCGCTGCAATCGGCTTAA